The Geobacillus genomosp. 3 genome segment TCGCCATCCGAAAATTATTGCGGCGTTAAAGCGGCAAGCTGAGCGCGTCACCCTCACGTCGCGCGCCTTTCATAACGATCAGCTCGGCCCATGGTATGAAAAGGTGTGCCGGCTGACAAACAAAGAGATGGTCTTGCCGATGAACACCGGGGCGGAGGCGGTCGAGACAGCGCTCAAGGCGGCGCGCCGCTGGGCGTATGACGTCAAAGGCGTCCCGGACAACCAGGCGGAAATCATCGTCTGTGAAGGCAACTTCCACGGCCGGACGCTCGCTGTGGTGTCGTTGTCGTCCGAACCGGCCTATAAACGCGGTTTTGGTCCGCTTTTGCCAGGGGTGAAAATCATTCCGTACGGCGACATTGAAGCGCTAAAAGCGGCGCTGACCCCAAATACGGCAGCGTTTCTCCTTGAACCGATCCAAGGGGAAGCCGGCATCCGCATTCCGCCGCAAGGGTTTTTAAAAGCGGCGTATGATGTGTGCAAGGAGAACAACGTCTTGTTTATCGCCGATGAAATCCAAACCGGCCTTGGGCGGACCGGAAAGTTGTTTGCCTGTGACTGGGAAGATGTTGTGCCTGACATGTATATTTTAGGAAAAGCCCTCGGCGGCGGGGTGTTCCCGATTTCGTGCGTCGTCGCCAACCGTGATATTTTGTCGGTGTTTGAACCCGGCTCGCACGGATCGACGTTCGGCGGCAATCCGCTCGCATGCGCGGTGTCGATTGCCGCGCTTGAGGTGATCGAAGAAGAGCGGCTGGCGGAGCGGTCGCTTGAGCTTGGCGAATATTTGTTGGCGAAGTTAAAACAAATCGAAAACAAAGACATTAAAGAAATCCGCGGCCGCGGCTTGTTTATCGGCGTCGAGCTGCATGGACCGGCGCGTCCGTATTGCGAAGCGCTGAAAGAACAA includes the following:
- a CDS encoding ornithine--oxo-acid transaminase produces the protein MTTKSEQLIEQTERYGAHNYHPLPIVISEAEGVWVKDPEGNRYMDMLSAYSAVNQGHRHPKIIAALKRQAERVTLTSRAFHNDQLGPWYEKVCRLTNKEMVLPMNTGAEAVETALKAARRWAYDVKGVPDNQAEIIVCEGNFHGRTLAVVSLSSEPAYKRGFGPLLPGVKIIPYGDIEALKAALTPNTAAFLLEPIQGEAGIRIPPQGFLKAAYDVCKENNVLFIADEIQTGLGRTGKLFACDWEDVVPDMYILGKALGGGVFPISCVVANRDILSVFEPGSHGSTFGGNPLACAVSIAALEVIEEERLAERSLELGEYLLAKLKQIENKDIKEIRGRGLFIGVELHGPARPYCEALKEQGLLCKETHETVIRFAPPLIITKEELDWAIERIVKVLSEPAAV